Genomic window (Kineococcus rhizosphaerae):
CGCCAGTACGCGACGTCCCCGGCCAGTTCCACCGACTCCGCGTCGTTCGCCTCGTGCCGTGCGAACAGCTCGGCCAGCCGGCCGGGGTCGGAGGCGAACACGACGTACGGGTGCCATTGCTCGTCGTCGCGTGCGAAGGGGTACTGCGCGACGATCTCGGCGAGCCGGTCCGGGGTCAGGACCACGACCCACGCGTCGTAGCCGAACCCGGCCCGCAGGGCCTGCTCGGTGCGGGCCTTCACGTCGTCGCGGGAGGTGCCGTCCTCGGACGCGAACGTCACGTTCCCGCTGGCCAGCACCGTCCGGACCACGGTGAACCCCGCGTCCTGCAGGCAGGCCGCCAACGGCGCCGACTTCACGCTCACCCCGTTGACGTTCACCCCGCGCAGCAGGACCACCCACCTCACGGGATCGCCCGCAGGTGGACGGTGCCGTCGGCGTCGACGACCAGGCCCGGGTTGTACGCGATCTCCCACCGCAGACCCACCGGGTCGCGGACGTGGGAGTGGTACCCGCCGAAGGAGGCGTGCTGCGGGGGTTTCAGGACCTCGGCGCCGGCACGTCGGGCCCGCGCG
Coding sequences:
- a CDS encoding DUF1697 domain-containing protein, whose product is MRWVVLLRGVNVNGVSVKSAPLAACLQDAGFTVVRTVLASGNVTFASEDGTSRDDVKARTEQALRAGFGYDAWVVVLTPDRLAEIVAQYPFARDDEQWHPYVVFASDPGRLAELFARHEANDAESVELAGDVAYWRCPKGSSTDTPFAKLSAAARWKPVVTTRNLRTVDKLLAAARP